A single Agromyces sp. CF514 DNA region contains:
- a CDS encoding YbaK/EbsC family protein: MPTTPSHPAVDRVAEALAGHGLSPEIVWFDDAVTTAPLAADALGVEVGQIANSLVFTLDGEPILVLTSGAHRVDTDWLGAQLGGSIGRATKETVKDATGQVIGGVAPVGHPSPVRTIVDVDLAGYDRVWAAAGHAKTVFPTSFDELVRITGGTPHAVEPGAIA, translated from the coding sequence ATGCCCACCACGCCCAGCCACCCCGCCGTCGACCGCGTCGCCGAAGCCCTCGCGGGCCACGGCCTCTCGCCCGAGATCGTCTGGTTCGACGACGCCGTGACGACCGCCCCGCTCGCCGCCGACGCACTCGGCGTCGAGGTCGGGCAGATCGCGAACTCGCTCGTGTTCACGCTCGACGGCGAGCCGATCCTCGTGCTCACGTCGGGCGCGCACCGCGTCGACACCGACTGGCTCGGCGCGCAGCTCGGCGGAAGCATCGGCCGTGCCACGAAGGAGACGGTGAAGGACGCCACGGGGCAGGTGATCGGCGGCGTCGCCCCGGTCGGCCATCCGTCGCCCGTTCGCACGATCGTCGACGTCGACCTCGCAGGCTACGACCGGGTGTGGGCAGCCGCGGGGCACGCGAAGACGGTCTTCCCGACGAGCTTCGACGAGCTCGTGCGCATCACGGGCGGCACGCCGCACGCGGTCGAGCCGGGAGCGATCGCATGA
- a CDS encoding DUF6716 putative glycosyltransferase, whose product MMFDRSRSAGATDAAGRRLLVIADSDSYVKWGATLASTLPPHWRVQLVVLASPVQPSATQLAHALAGTAFSPTRTRILHLDDLDGLLDVFDPHAVLLSLRGPFVRVVAPLIERRPNRPVLVSGFPGLTIPAVPKAVVYREQTDLVVLHSRREVREFRANAAGLGLGTTFALATLPFLAGAGAGAGGGARATADGPDQGTTDAAAAPRRDGADRPGARPEASARTDIVFATQAKVPAEREDRVHLLGALAELARRRPDRRVVVKVRARRGEAQTHDESFDYADLMSEVDPPANLVIEDGPMAEKLARASALVTVSSTAVLEAVALELPALVIQDYGVSAAMINLVFEDSGLIGSTADLVEGRFRSADASWLADNYFHDREAADWVRRLDAFIEAREIVPLARLERRRDLSGGVLRAAFERRRMLGSHDRSVLGTLAWGVGVPARGVVRRVRRLRSRWERRGVPTAVRERVAGWTPESVRASEAGSVTSERSADGGRVPLGMAEV is encoded by the coding sequence ATGATGTTCGACCGGTCGAGGTCCGCAGGTGCAACGGATGCCGCGGGCCGGCGCCTGCTGGTCATCGCCGACTCCGACTCGTACGTGAAGTGGGGTGCGACCCTCGCCTCGACGCTGCCGCCGCATTGGCGCGTGCAGCTCGTCGTGCTCGCCTCGCCCGTGCAGCCGAGCGCGACGCAGCTCGCGCACGCGCTCGCAGGCACGGCGTTCTCACCGACCCGCACCCGGATCCTGCACCTCGACGATCTCGACGGGCTGCTCGACGTGTTCGATCCGCATGCGGTGCTGCTGTCGCTCCGCGGTCCGTTCGTGCGCGTCGTCGCTCCGCTCATCGAACGTCGTCCGAATCGACCGGTGCTGGTGAGCGGGTTCCCGGGCCTCACGATCCCGGCGGTGCCGAAGGCGGTGGTCTACCGCGAGCAGACCGACCTCGTGGTGCTGCACAGCCGCCGCGAGGTGCGCGAGTTCCGGGCGAACGCCGCCGGACTCGGACTCGGCACGACCTTCGCGCTCGCGACGCTGCCGTTCCTCGCGGGCGCGGGCGCGGGCGCGGGCGGAGGCGCGCGTGCGACGGCCGACGGCCCCGATCAGGGAACGACGGATGCCGCGGCCGCGCCCCGGAGAGACGGTGCGGACCGGCCGGGGGCCCGCCCGGAGGCATCCGCCCGCACCGACATCGTGTTCGCGACCCAGGCCAAGGTGCCCGCGGAACGCGAGGACCGCGTCCACCTGCTCGGCGCGCTCGCCGAGCTGGCACGCCGGCGACCCGACCGGCGCGTCGTCGTCAAGGTGCGTGCCCGGCGCGGCGAGGCCCAGACGCACGACGAGTCGTTCGACTACGCCGACCTCATGTCCGAGGTCGACCCGCCCGCGAACCTGGTGATCGAGGACGGCCCGATGGCCGAGAAGCTCGCGCGGGCGTCCGCGCTCGTCACCGTCAGCTCGACCGCCGTGCTCGAGGCCGTGGCGCTCGAGCTCCCTGCGCTCGTGATCCAGGACTACGGCGTCTCGGCGGCGATGATCAACCTCGTCTTCGAGGATTCGGGGCTCATCGGCTCGACGGCCGACCTCGTCGAGGGTCGCTTCAGGTCGGCGGATGCCTCGTGGCTGGCCGACAACTACTTCCACGACCGGGAGGCGGCCGACTGGGTGCGTCGGCTCGACGCCTTCATCGAGGCGCGCGAGATCGTGCCGCTCGCGCGCCTGGAGCGTCGGCGCGACCTGTCGGGCGGCGTGCTGCGGGCGGCGTTCGAGCGGCGGCGCATGCTCGGCTCGCACGATCGCAGCGTGCTCGGCACGCTCGCGTGGGGCGTCGGGGTTCCGGCCCGCGGCGTCGTGCGCCGAGTGCGGCGCCTGCGTTCGCGTTGGGAGCGCCGCGGCGTGCCCACGGCGGTGCGGGAGCGGGTGGCCGGATGGACGCCCGAGTCCGTTCGTGCGTCTGAAGCCGGGTCGGTGACCTCGGAACGCTCAGCCGACGGCGGACGCGTGCCGCTCGGCATGGCCGAGGTATGA
- a CDS encoding bifunctional methylenetetrahydrofolate dehydrogenase/methenyltetrahydrofolate cyclohydrolase, with translation MTAITLDGVATATAVKSELASRIAALRAKGVVPGLGTLLVGDDPGSRSYVAGKHRDCAEVGIESIRVDLPATASPADVRAAIADLNAASEVTGYIVQLPLPAGHDENAMLELIDPDKDADGLHPTNLGRLVLGVAGELASPLPCTPAGIVEMLQRYDVPIAGRHVTVVGRGITVGRPLGLLLTRKGLDATVTLTHSRTVDLAAEVRRADIVVAAVGVPHLIEPDWVKPGAAVLDVGITRVEDPATGKGRLTGDVDPGVAAVAGHLSPNPGGVGPMTRAMLLANVVKAAELR, from the coding sequence ATGACCGCCATCACGCTCGACGGCGTGGCCACCGCCACCGCCGTCAAGTCCGAGCTGGCCTCGCGCATCGCGGCGCTCCGCGCGAAGGGCGTCGTGCCGGGCCTCGGCACGCTGCTCGTCGGCGACGACCCCGGATCCCGGTCGTACGTCGCGGGCAAGCACCGCGACTGCGCCGAGGTGGGCATCGAGTCGATCCGCGTCGACCTGCCGGCCACGGCGAGCCCGGCCGACGTGCGCGCCGCGATCGCCGACCTCAACGCGGCATCCGAGGTCACCGGGTACATCGTGCAGCTGCCGCTGCCCGCCGGCCACGACGAGAACGCGATGCTCGAGCTCATCGACCCCGACAAGGACGCCGACGGCCTGCACCCGACCAACCTCGGGCGTCTCGTGCTCGGCGTCGCGGGTGAGCTCGCCTCGCCGCTGCCGTGCACGCCCGCGGGCATCGTCGAGATGCTGCAGCGCTACGACGTGCCGATCGCCGGCCGTCACGTCACCGTCGTGGGTCGCGGCATCACGGTCGGGCGCCCGCTCGGCCTGCTGCTCACCCGCAAGGGACTCGACGCGACGGTCACGCTCACGCACTCGCGCACGGTCGACCTGGCCGCCGAGGTTCGCCGGGCCGACATCGTGGTGGCCGCCGTCGGCGTGCCGCACCTCATCGAGCCCGACTGGGTCAAGCCCGGCGCCGCGGTGCTCGACGTGGGCATCACGCGCGTCGAGGACCCGGCCACCGGCAAGGGCCGCCTCACGGGCGACGTCGACCCCGGGGTCGCCGCGGTCGCCGGCCACCTCTCGCCGAACCCCGGCGGCGTCGGGCCCATGACGCGCGCCATGCTGCTCGCGAACGTCGTCAAGGCGGCCGAACTCCGGTAG
- a CDS encoding N-acetylneuraminate synthase family protein, whose protein sequence is MSVRIGRSLIGPGNPVYVIGEIGLNHNGDVEIAKRLIDVAVESGAQAVKFQKRTPEIATPEHMRDVLRETPWGTMTYLEYRHRVEFGEAEYLEIASYAMRAGVDWFASPWDVPSVAFLEGLDVVAHKVASASITDLELLDALAATGKPIILSTGMSTIEEIDRAVDRLDRDRLVLMHATSSYPMPEHEANLRMIQTLGSRYPGVPIGYSGHERGLQISLAAVALGAVAVERHITLDRAMWGSDQAASLEPQGFDHLVRDIRIIGDAMGDGVKRVFPGEEAPRAKLRRVPA, encoded by the coding sequence ATGTCGGTGCGCATCGGACGATCCCTGATCGGCCCCGGAAACCCCGTCTACGTCATCGGCGAGATCGGCCTGAACCACAACGGAGACGTCGAGATCGCCAAGCGGCTCATCGACGTCGCCGTCGAGTCGGGTGCGCAGGCCGTGAAGTTCCAGAAGCGGACGCCCGAGATCGCCACGCCCGAGCACATGCGCGACGTGCTCCGCGAGACGCCGTGGGGCACGATGACCTACCTCGAGTACCGGCACCGCGTCGAGTTCGGCGAGGCGGAGTACCTCGAGATCGCCTCGTACGCGATGCGCGCGGGGGTCGACTGGTTCGCCTCGCCGTGGGACGTCCCCTCGGTCGCGTTCCTCGAGGGACTCGATGTCGTCGCCCACAAGGTGGCCTCGGCCTCGATCACCGACCTCGAGCTGCTCGACGCGCTCGCCGCGACGGGCAAGCCGATCATCCTCTCGACGGGCATGTCGACCATCGAGGAGATCGACCGGGCCGTCGACCGCCTCGACCGCGACCGGCTCGTGCTCATGCACGCCACGTCGAGCTACCCGATGCCCGAGCACGAGGCGAACCTGCGCATGATCCAGACGCTGGGCTCGCGGTACCCGGGCGTGCCGATCGGGTACTCGGGCCACGAGCGCGGCCTCCAGATCTCGCTCGCCGCGGTCGCGCTCGGCGCCGTCGCCGTCGAGCGGCACATCACGCTCGACCGGGCCATGTGGGGGTCCGACCAGGCCGCCTCGCTCGAGCCGCAGGGGTTCGATCACCTCGTGCGCGACATCCGCATCATCGGCGACGCCATGGGCGACGGCGTCAAGCGCGTGTTCCCCGGCGAGGAGGCACCGCGCGCCAAGCTCCGTCGCGTGCCCGCATGA
- a CDS encoding APC family permease produces MTDRPALARHLGLRDAVAIGLASMIGAGVFAVWVPAAQAAGAWLVAGLAIAAFVAFANASSTGQLAARYPESGGAYRYGRERLGEWPGFLAGWGFVVGKTASCAAMALIAADYLVPTAWEKPVAVLAVLVLAGVNLLGVTRTAKAATVIVTAVLAVLGLVLVAGAGQLLTDGVPEQQGIDAPALGWYGVLQSAGLLFFAFAGYARIATLGEEVREPARTIPRAIAIALGIVMALYAALAVLLLLVLGPAALAASGDAPLADLVVVSGWTWLVPVVQVTAGVAAFGAMLALIAGIGRTTLAMARDRELPAPLASVHARTRVPWVAEIVVAAAIVALVLLVDLRGAIGFSSFGVLAYYLVANAAALTQPRAERRVPRWLSAAGAIGCLVLVVTLPVEAVVGGLAVFAAGALYRLVRISLSRSRRADRG; encoded by the coding sequence GTGACCGACCGCCCTGCCCTCGCCCGACACCTCGGCCTGCGCGACGCCGTCGCGATCGGACTGGCGTCGATGATCGGGGCCGGCGTGTTCGCGGTGTGGGTACCGGCGGCCCAGGCGGCCGGGGCGTGGCTCGTCGCCGGCCTCGCGATCGCCGCCTTCGTGGCGTTCGCGAATGCGAGCTCGACCGGCCAGCTCGCCGCCCGGTACCCCGAGTCGGGCGGCGCCTACCGCTACGGGCGCGAGCGCCTCGGCGAATGGCCCGGGTTCCTCGCCGGGTGGGGCTTCGTGGTCGGCAAGACCGCGAGCTGCGCCGCGATGGCGCTGATCGCGGCCGACTACCTGGTGCCGACGGCCTGGGAGAAGCCGGTCGCCGTGCTCGCGGTGCTCGTGCTCGCAGGCGTCAACCTGCTCGGCGTGACGCGCACCGCCAAGGCGGCGACCGTGATCGTGACCGCCGTGCTCGCCGTGCTCGGGCTCGTGCTCGTCGCCGGCGCCGGGCAGCTGCTCACGGACGGCGTGCCCGAGCAGCAGGGCATCGACGCACCCGCACTCGGCTGGTACGGCGTGCTGCAGTCGGCCGGACTGCTCTTCTTCGCGTTCGCCGGCTACGCGCGCATCGCAACGCTCGGCGAGGAGGTTCGCGAACCCGCCCGCACGATCCCGCGCGCCATCGCGATCGCGCTCGGCATCGTCATGGCCCTGTACGCGGCCCTCGCGGTGCTGCTGCTGCTCGTGCTCGGCCCCGCCGCGCTCGCGGCATCGGGCGATGCGCCGCTCGCCGATCTCGTGGTCGTGAGCGGATGGACCTGGCTCGTGCCGGTGGTGCAGGTCACCGCGGGCGTCGCGGCGTTCGGCGCGATGCTCGCGCTCATCGCGGGCATCGGGCGCACGACGCTCGCCATGGCGCGCGACCGCGAGCTGCCCGCTCCGCTCGCGTCGGTGCACGCACGCACGCGCGTGCCGTGGGTCGCCGAGATCGTCGTCGCCGCGGCGATCGTGGCGCTCGTGCTGCTCGTCGACCTGCGCGGCGCGATCGGGTTCAGCTCGTTCGGCGTGCTGGCGTACTACCTCGTGGCCAACGCCGCCGCGCTGACCCAGCCACGGGCCGAACGTCGGGTGCCGCGGTGGCTGAGTGCCGCCGGGGCGATCGGATGCCTCGTGCTCGTCGTCACCCTGCCCGTCGAGGCCGTGGTCGGCGGCCTCGCCGTCTTCGCCGCGGGCGCGCTGTACCGGCTCGTGCGCATCTCGCTCTCCCGAAGCCGGCGCGCCGACCGCGGCTAG
- a CDS encoding GNAT family N-acetyltransferase, whose amino-acid sequence MTSTSVSWPRRAGELELRPPTRADLDGVLAWRNDPAVKRWLLRTTVEPEAFTTAWLDSVADPDQHAVVAVLDGRVVATGSLDVHDGMGQFDGDDWRRAEGLLGYLVDPAHAGRGFATDIARTLLDLAFSELGLHRVTAGCFADNRASWRVMEKLGMRREQHGVRDSWHAELGWVDGYTYAILAEEWSSPGA is encoded by the coding sequence ATGACCTCGACGTCGGTCTCCTGGCCGCGCCGGGCGGGCGAGCTCGAGCTGCGGCCGCCGACCCGTGCCGACCTCGATGGCGTGCTCGCCTGGCGCAACGATCCCGCGGTGAAGCGCTGGCTGCTGCGCACGACGGTCGAGCCCGAGGCGTTCACGACGGCGTGGCTCGACAGCGTCGCGGACCCCGACCAGCACGCCGTCGTCGCCGTGCTCGACGGGCGCGTCGTCGCCACCGGATCGCTCGACGTGCACGACGGCATGGGGCAGTTCGACGGCGACGACTGGCGCAGGGCCGAGGGCCTGCTCGGCTACCTCGTCGACCCGGCGCACGCCGGCCGCGGCTTCGCGACCGACATCGCCCGCACGCTCCTCGACCTCGCCTTCTCGGAACTCGGACTTCACCGCGTCACGGCCGGCTGCTTCGCCGACAACCGCGCGTCGTGGCGGGTCATGGAGAAGCTCGGCATGCGCCGCGAGCAGCACGGCGTGCGCGACTCGTGGCACGCCGAACTCGGGTGGGTCGACGGCTACACGTACGCGATCCTCGCGGAAGAGTGGTCCTCGCCCGGAGCCTGA
- a CDS encoding acylneuraminate cytidylyltransferase translates to MHREPRVVAVIPARGGSKGLPGKNLAEVGGVPLVARAVRAAVAARSIDAVLVSTDDDDIAEVARAAGAGVVRRPAGLSGDTASSESALLHALHSVAAHTGVRPEVLAFVQATSPFIDPATLDRAVERVRGGGEDVVFSAVPTHVFLWRETRGGAGGVNHDASVRQRRQDREPEFAETGAFYVMRADDFERSGHRFFGRVGIERVRADHAIEIDDADDLARARLLATTADPLAGVGDPRHPIVDVDAVVTDFDGVHTDDTAWVDTLGRESVRVSRSDGAGVARLRAAGVPVLILSAEANPVVARRAEKLGVECLHGVDAKGEALAEWAEARGVDLDRIAYVGNDRNDLPALELVGWPVAVRDAVPDVLAAARHVLERRGGHGAVRELADLVLAAREQTLRERATRDAARDDATRDAARDDATHDHPHHVRAAAR, encoded by the coding sequence ATGCATCGCGAACCGCGGGTGGTCGCGGTGATCCCCGCGCGCGGCGGCTCGAAGGGGCTGCCGGGCAAGAACCTCGCCGAGGTCGGCGGGGTGCCGCTCGTCGCCCGCGCGGTGCGAGCGGCGGTCGCGGCCCGGAGCATCGACGCGGTGCTGGTCTCGACCGACGACGACGACATCGCCGAGGTCGCCCGCGCCGCCGGCGCCGGTGTCGTCCGACGCCCGGCCGGATTGTCCGGCGACACCGCGAGCTCCGAATCCGCCCTGCTGCACGCGCTGCACAGCGTCGCCGCGCACACGGGCGTCCGCCCGGAGGTGCTCGCGTTCGTGCAGGCCACCTCGCCGTTCATCGATCCGGCGACGCTCGACCGGGCCGTCGAGCGCGTTCGCGGCGGCGGCGAGGACGTCGTCTTCTCGGCCGTGCCGACCCACGTGTTCCTCTGGCGCGAGACGCGCGGCGGGGCCGGGGGCGTGAACCACGATGCATCCGTTCGCCAGCGCCGCCAGGATCGCGAACCCGAGTTCGCCGAGACGGGCGCCTTCTACGTCATGCGCGCCGACGACTTCGAGCGCTCCGGTCACCGCTTCTTCGGCCGGGTCGGCATCGAACGCGTGCGCGCCGACCACGCGATCGAGATCGACGACGCCGACGACCTCGCCCGCGCCCGCCTGCTCGCCACGACGGCCGACCCGCTCGCCGGGGTCGGCGATCCGCGGCATCCGATCGTCGACGTCGACGCGGTCGTCACCGATTTCGACGGCGTGCACACCGACGACACCGCCTGGGTCGACACGCTGGGCCGCGAGTCGGTGCGCGTGAGCCGCAGCGACGGGGCCGGCGTCGCCCGGTTGCGGGCGGCCGGCGTCCCGGTGCTGATCCTCAGCGCCGAGGCGAACCCGGTCGTCGCCCGCCGCGCCGAGAAGCTCGGCGTCGAGTGCCTGCACGGCGTCGATGCGAAGGGCGAGGCGCTCGCCGAATGGGCCGAGGCCCGCGGCGTCGACCTCGACCGCATCGCCTACGTCGGCAACGACCGCAACGACCTGCCCGCGCTCGAACTCGTCGGTTGGCCGGTCGCCGTGCGCGACGCGGTGCCCGACGTGCTCGCCGCGGCCCGGCACGTGCTCGAACGCCGTGGCGGGCACGGTGCGGTGCGAGAGCTCGCCGACCTGGTCCTCGCCGCGCGCGAGCAGACCCTCCGCGAACGGGCGACCCGCGACGCGGCGCGAGACGACGCGACCCGCGACGCGGCGCGAGACGACGCGACCCACGACCACCCCCACCACGTGCGCGCCGCGGCGCGCTGA
- the galK gene encoding galactokinase: MTENPVETATRGFIERTGHEPVGVWSAPGRVNLIGEHTDYNDGFVFPFAIDQRASVALGIRADRLVRVSSTFAPDPVEVHLDELSPEELEGWSAYPLGVVWALSQFGADLEHVGGVDLHISSTVPVGAGLSSSAAIECSVALALDEHWGLGLDRPTLAKVGQLAENRVVGAPTGILDQSASLLSHADAAVFLDCRSLDAEVIPLGLVADGLSILVIDTNVSHAHATGGYAARRASCEAGARALGVDSLRDVRVDDLERAASVLDDETFRRVRHIVTENQRVLDTVRTLREHGAGAIGPLLDASHVSMRDDFEITVPEIDLAVETAQAQGAIGARMTGGGFGGSAIALVIDALVPVVEREVRAAFAAQGYREPTTFVVRPSEGARRDA; the protein is encoded by the coding sequence ATGACCGAGAACCCCGTCGAGACCGCGACCCGCGGATTCATCGAGCGCACCGGCCACGAGCCCGTCGGCGTGTGGTCGGCGCCCGGCCGGGTGAACCTCATCGGCGAGCACACCGACTACAACGACGGCTTCGTGTTCCCGTTCGCGATCGACCAGCGTGCGAGCGTCGCACTCGGCATCCGCGCGGACCGGCTCGTGCGCGTCTCGTCGACGTTCGCCCCCGACCCGGTCGAGGTGCACCTCGACGAGCTCTCCCCCGAGGAGCTCGAGGGCTGGTCGGCGTACCCGCTCGGCGTCGTCTGGGCGCTCTCGCAGTTCGGCGCCGACCTCGAGCACGTCGGCGGCGTCGACCTGCACATCTCGAGCACCGTGCCCGTCGGCGCCGGTCTCTCGTCGTCGGCCGCGATCGAGTGCTCCGTCGCCCTTGCGCTCGACGAGCACTGGGGACTCGGCCTCGACCGGCCGACGCTCGCCAAGGTCGGCCAACTCGCCGAGAACCGCGTGGTCGGCGCGCCCACCGGCATCCTCGACCAGTCGGCCTCGCTCCTCTCGCACGCCGACGCGGCCGTGTTCCTCGACTGCCGCAGCCTCGACGCCGAGGTGATCCCGCTCGGGCTCGTCGCCGACGGCCTCTCGATCCTCGTCATCGACACGAACGTGTCGCATGCGCACGCCACCGGCGGCTACGCGGCACGGCGCGCCTCGTGCGAAGCGGGTGCTCGCGCGCTCGGCGTCGACTCGCTGCGCGACGTGCGCGTCGACGACCTCGAGCGGGCCGCGAGCGTGCTCGACGACGAGACCTTCCGCCGCGTGCGCCACATCGTGACCGAGAACCAGCGCGTGCTCGACACCGTGCGCACGCTGCGCGAACACGGCGCCGGTGCGATCGGCCCGCTGCTCGACGCCTCGCACGTGTCGATGCGCGACGACTTCGAGATCACGGTGCCCGAGATCGACCTCGCCGTCGAGACCGCGCAGGCCCAGGGCGCGATCGGCGCCCGGATGACCGGCGGCGGCTTCGGCGGATCGGCGATCGCGCTCGTGATCGACGCGCTCGTGCCCGTCGTCGAACGCGAGGTGAGGGCCGCCTTCGCCGCGCAGGGCTACCGCGAGCCGACGACGTTCGTCGTGCGACCGAGCGAGGGCGCCCGACGCGACGCGTGA
- the galT gene encoding galactose-1-phosphate uridylyltransferase encodes MHDTEPVFDPAIAVRQAQLADGRDLIYFDDADTVLAAERSVDARVLDPRPANAHMRQDPLTGEWVSIAAARQNRVMLPPAHLDPLAPQTPENPSEIPSLYDVAVFENRSPSFGPALAEPGASDAEALADLRRVGLERTKTSIGRCEVVCFSPEHEGSFGSLSRSRARTVIEAWAHRTAALSALPGVQEVFPFENRGREIGVTLPHPHGQIYSYPYITPRTERLLAAIDDYGPTLMGDILERERNGPRVLLSGEHWTAFVPFAARWPIEVHLLPHRHVPDFAATTLAERDELAGLYLQLLRGIDRLYDSPTPYIAAWHQAPVHEHRDDVRLMLQITSPRRAADKLKFLAGSEAAKGAWIGDVAPEAAADALRRAIAAAADDDTQTNATTDAAASETEGTPA; translated from the coding sequence GTGCATGACACCGAACCGGTCTTCGACCCCGCCATCGCGGTACGCCAGGCGCAGCTCGCCGACGGTCGCGACCTCATCTACTTCGACGACGCCGACACCGTGCTCGCGGCCGAGCGCTCGGTCGACGCCCGCGTGCTCGACCCGCGCCCGGCGAACGCGCACATGCGTCAGGACCCGCTCACCGGCGAATGGGTCTCGATCGCCGCAGCACGCCAGAACCGCGTCATGCTGCCGCCGGCGCACCTCGACCCGCTCGCGCCGCAGACCCCCGAGAACCCGTCCGAGATCCCGAGCCTGTACGACGTCGCAGTGTTCGAGAACCGCTCCCCCTCGTTCGGTCCCGCGCTCGCCGAACCCGGCGCCTCCGACGCCGAGGCGCTCGCCGACCTCCGTCGCGTCGGCCTCGAGCGGACGAAGACCTCGATCGGCCGGTGCGAGGTCGTGTGCTTCAGCCCCGAGCACGAGGGCTCGTTCGGCTCGCTCTCGCGCTCGCGCGCGCGCACGGTGATCGAGGCGTGGGCGCACCGCACCGCCGCGCTTTCGGCCCTGCCCGGCGTGCAGGAGGTGTTCCCGTTCGAGAACCGCGGCCGCGAGATCGGCGTCACCCTGCCGCACCCGCACGGCCAGATCTACTCCTACCCCTACATCACGCCGCGCACCGAGCGGCTGCTCGCCGCGATCGACGACTACGGCCCCACGCTCATGGGCGACATCCTCGAGCGCGAGCGCAACGGCCCCCGCGTGCTGCTCTCGGGCGAGCACTGGACCGCGTTCGTGCCGTTCGCCGCGCGCTGGCCCATCGAGGTGCACCTGCTGCCCCACCGCCACGTGCCCGACTTCGCCGCCACGACGCTCGCAGAACGCGACGAGCTCGCCGGGCTCTACCTCCAGCTGCTGCGCGGCATCGACCGGCTCTACGACTCCCCCACGCCCTACATCGCGGCCTGGCACCAGGCGCCCGTGCACGAGCACCGCGACGACGTGCGGCTGATGCTCCAGATCACGAGCCCTCGCCGTGCGGCCGACAAGCTCAAGTTCCTCGCCGGGTCCGAGGCCGCCAAGGGCGCCTGGATCGGCGACGTCGCACCCGAGGCCGCCGCCGACGCGCTCCGCAGGGCGATCGCCGCGGCGGCGGACGACGACACCCAGACGAACGCGACGACGGATGCCGCGGCATCCGAGACCGAAGGAACCCCCGCATGA
- a CDS encoding gamma carbonic anhydrase family protein → MSAEPSARILALAGVPAPVLDATAFVAPGAVLVGDVRLAAQASVWYNAVLRAEAEPISIGERSNLQDTVACHVDRGFPLVLGSGVSVGHGAVLHGCTVEDDCLIGMNATVLNGAVIGAGSLVAAGAVVLEGTVVPPGSLVAGVPAKVRRELTEDEQAGIRRNAESYLGHAERHASAVG, encoded by the coding sequence ATGAGCGCAGAACCGTCGGCCCGCATCCTCGCCCTCGCCGGAGTGCCGGCCCCGGTCCTCGACGCGACGGCATTCGTCGCGCCCGGCGCGGTGCTCGTCGGCGATGTGCGCCTGGCCGCGCAGGCGAGCGTCTGGTACAACGCGGTGCTCCGCGCCGAGGCCGAACCGATCTCGATCGGCGAGCGTTCGAACCTGCAGGACACCGTCGCGTGCCATGTGGACCGCGGGTTCCCGCTGGTGCTGGGCTCGGGCGTCTCGGTGGGGCACGGCGCCGTGCTGCACGGCTGCACGGTCGAAGACGACTGCCTCATCGGCATGAATGCCACGGTGCTGAACGGCGCGGTCATCGGCGCCGGTTCGCTCGTCGCCGCCGGCGCCGTCGTGCTCGAGGGCACCGTCGTGCCGCCGGGTTCGCTCGTCGCCGGGGTGCCCGCGAAAGTGCGGCGCGAGCTCACCGAAGACGAACAGGCGGGCATCCGCCGGAACGCCGAGTCATACCTCGGCCATGCCGAGCGGCACGCGTCCGCCGTCGGCTGA